CCGACACCCCCAAGGCCACTTACGCCGCCGCCGGAGTCAGCATCACCGCAGGTGACGAGGCGGTGGAGAAGCTCAAGCCGTGGGCGGCGAAGGCGCAGCGGCCCGAGGTGCTCGGCGGCATCGGCGGGTTCGCGGGCCTGTTCCAGCTGCGCCTGGACCGCTGGAAGGAGCCGGTGCTCGCGTCCTCGACCGACGGCGTCGGCACCAAGATCGCGGTCGCCCAGGCGCTGGACAAGCACGACACGGTCGGCATCGACCTGGTCGCGATGGTCGTGGACGACCTGGTGGTGTGCGGTGCCGAGCCGCTGTTCCTGCAGGACTACATCGCCATCGGCAAGGTCGTGCCGGAGAAGGTCGCGGCGCTGGTCAAGGGCATCGCGGAGGGCTGCGTCCAGGCCGGCTGCGCGCTGCTGGGCGGCGAGACCGCCGAGCACCCGGGCCTGATGGGCGAGAACGACTACGACATCTCCGGCACCGGCGTGGGCGTGGTCGAGGCGTCCGCGATGCTCGGGCCGGACCGCGTGCGCGACGGGGACGTCGTCATCGCGATGGGGTCCTCCGGATTGCACTCGAACGGGTACTCCCTGGCCCGGCACGTGCTGCTGGACATCGGCCGCATGCCGCTGTCCGGTCACGTCGAGGAGTTCGGCCGCACCCTGGGCGAGGAGCTGCTGGAGCCGACCCGCATCTACGCCAAGGACTGCCTGGCGCTGGCCGCCGAGGCCGAGGTGCGGACGTTCGCGCACGTCACCGGCGGTGGCCTGGCGGCGAACCTGGCGCGCGTGCTGCCCGAGGGCCTGCACGCCACCCTCGAGCGCGGCACCTGGACGCCGGCGCCGGTGTTCCAGATGATCGCCCAGCGCGGCCGGGTGGAGCGCGAGGAGATGGAGAAGACGTTCAACATGGGCATCGGCATGGTCGCCGTGGTGTCCCCGGAGGACGTCGACCGCGCCCTGGCCGTCCTGACCGCCCGCCACGTGCCCGCCTGGGTGCTCGGCGAGGTCCGCCGCTCCGACGACGGCGCGACCGCGCTCGTGGGCGACCACCCGAGGTTCTGAGAAACGCCCCTTCGCGCACCACGTCGTCCGCTTGGGTGGCGTGGTGCCGTGGCAGTTGGTCGAACGCGTTCGTGGTCGGCGGGCATCCTCAGCGCCTTGGTCGCGATCGTCGCGGCCGCGACGACAGCGTTCGTGCCGGCCGCGGCGCACCGGGATCACCTTCGAGCGGTGAGGCAACCTCCCGCGGTCCCGGTGCCGTATTGAGCGGCGACTGAGGGAGGGCGAGTGGAACGCGACCGCGAGTTCGCCGAGTTCGTCGCAGCCCGTGCGCTGGTGCTGCGGCGGACCGCGTACCTGCTGTGCGGGGACTGGCACCGGGCCGAGGACCTGGTGCAGACCGCGTTGACCAAGCTGTACGTGGCCTGGCCGCGCGTCCGCAAGGACGGGGCCGTGGACGCGTACGCGCGCAAGACACTGGTCCGCGCGAGCATCGACGAGTCGCGGCGCGGGTTCCGCAGCCGGGAGACGGTCGTGGAGCGGTTGCCGGACACACCCGTGTCCGGCGCCGCTCCCGCCGACCTGGACGTCCGGGACGCGCTCGCGGCCCTGCCCCGGGGGCAGCGCGCCGTCGTGGTCCTGCGCTACTGGGAGGACCTGAGCATCACCGAGACGGCCCGCCTCCTCGGTCGGTCCGAAGGCACCGTGAAGAGCCAGGCGGCGAAGGGTTTGGCCACGCTGCGGGAGCTTCTCGGCCGCCACGTCTTCGAGGAGCAGCGATGACCGACATCAAGCAGACCCTGGAAACCGCGTTCGACGGCGAGCCCCCGCTCACCCTCGACCTGCCCGGGATCATGAAGACCGGCAAGCGCCGGGTGACCGTGCGCCGCGTGGCGGCCGGCGTCGCCGTGCTGGCCACCGCGACCGTCGTGTGCGTGCCCGCGATGCTCGGGTCGAGCGGGGGAGGCGGGTCGGTGCAGGTGGCGTCGCAGCCGACGGTGTCGCTGACCACCACGGCCTCGCCGTCCACCACCTCGATGGCGACGGAGACGACCAAGCCGGGAACCACGGGCGGGCCGCAGACGATGCCGGTGCCGCAGCCGCCGCGTCCGGTGACCGACGAGCGGGCGGCGCAGCTGACCGCGCTGCTGGCCGGGTCGCTGCCGGCGGGTGCGCGGGTGGCGCCGATCCCGGGTGACCCGATGACGCCGTGGACGTTCGCCGCGTCGGGCAACCAGTACAAGTCGGTCACCGAGGTCACGACCGAGGCGGGCCGCGGCATGGTGCTGGTCTACCTCGTGCCCGGTGACGAGCCGAAGTGCGAGCCCGGCTGCGAGACCGTGCGGCTGCCGGACGGCCGGACGGCGTTCGTGAGCCGGAGTTCGTTCGAGGAGCGCACGTTGTTGCTGGTGGACGTGGCCATCCCGGGCGGACGGGTCCACGTGCAGGTGCACAACAGCAGCGACAAGGCGACCAGCAACGGCAACGCGCCGTTGACGGCCGAGGAGGCGGTAAAGGTGGCGGCGATCCCCGGGTTGACGTTCTAACCTTGACGCCGTGGCCGAGGACCTGGTGGTGACGCGGACGCTGGTGGTGCCGGCGGCCGAGTTGAGCGAACGCTTCTCCAGGTCCTCCGGCCCCGGCGGACAGGGCGTGAACACGGCGGACAGCCGGGTGGAGCTGTCCTTCGACCTGGCGTCGTCGCCGGCGGTGCCGGAGCACCTGCGGGCCAGGATGCTGGCGAGACTGGACAACCGCCTGGTGGACGGCGTCCTGACCATCGCGGCCAGCGAACACCGGACGCAGCTGAAGAACCGCCAGGCCGCTCGGGAACGGCTGGTCCGCCTCCTGCGTGACGCCGCCGCACCGCCGCCCCCGAAGCGCCGGCCGACCAAGCCGACGAAGGGGTCGCAGGAACGGCGGATCGCGGAGAAGAAGCGGCGGGCGCAGACGAAACAGGGCCGCACCGGCCGCTGGGACTAGGCCAGCCACACGTATTGGCGTTCCGGGCGGCCGGTGCCGCCGTAGCGCAAGCGCACTTCGGCTTTCCCGATCGCCACGAAGTGCTCCAGGTAGCGCCGTGCCGATACGCGGGCCAGTTCCGTCGCCTCCGCGCACTCCGTCGCCGAGATGCCCTCGGGGCGCTCCCGCAGCACCCGTTCCACCAGGGCCGCGGTTGGTGCGCTCAAGCCCTTGGGCAGGCGGGTGAAGGTGGTGGGGCGGGCGCCGAAGACCTGGTCCACGTCGGCCTGGCCCGCCGATGCCAGCTGGTCCAGGCGTCGGTCCAGGGCGGCGAAGTGCGCCAGTTGGTCCCTGAGGGCCGCGTACTCGAACGGTTTGATCAGGTAGTGCAGCACCCCGCCCCTCATGGCGCTGCGCACGGTGTCCACGTCGGTCGCGGCGGTGATCACGATGACGTCCACGTCGTCCGGGCCGGAGCGGAGTTCGCGGAGAACGCCCAAGCCGTCGAGGTCGGGCAGGTAGATGTCCAGCAGGACCAGGTCCGGGCGCAGTTCGCGCACCAGTCGGAGGGCGTCCGCGCCGGTGTGGGCGACGCCGACCACCTCGAAACCCGGGGTTCGCGAGACGTATCCACTGTGGACCTTCGCGACCATGAAGTCGTCGTCCACCACCAGAACCCTGATCACGCCGCCACCTCCACCGGGAGCCGCGCGGTGAACACTGCGCCGTCCACGTGCACGGAACCGCCGCGGCGCAGGCAGGTCTGGCGGATCAGGGCCAGGCCCAGGCCTCGAGGACCCTGTTCGGCGGCCTTGGTGGTGAAACCGTGGCGGAACACCTCCTCGGCCAGTTCGGGCGCGACACCGGGGCCGGAGTCCCGGACCACGACGAGGACTTCGCCGTCCGCCAGTCGTACCAGGACCTCGATCCAGCCCTGTTCGGTCAAGGCGTCCAGCGCGTTGTCGACCAGGTTCCCCAGCACTGTCACCAGATCCGTCGACAGGACGTCGTCCACTGTGGACAGAAAACTCGCCGGGTCCATGCGCAGGCCGATGCCGCGTTCCGCCGCCAGGCTCGACTTCGCGATCAGCAGGGCCGCCACGGCCGGGTCGGCGATGCGGGACGACACCTCCGCGCGCCACCGGCCCTGGGCGTTGCTGATCCGGCTGATGAAGCCCCGCACCTCGTCGTACTCGCCGAGCTCGACCAAGCCGGCGATGGTGTGCAGGCGGTTGCTGAACTCGTGGGCCTGGGCGCGCAGGGTGTCGGTGGCGTGCCGGCTGGCGTCCAGTTCGTCCTGGAGGGTCATCAGTTCCGTGCGGTCGCGCAGGGTGACGACCGAGCCGTGCACGTCGAGGGGCATGCGGTTCAGTGTGAGGACCCGGCCCTCGCCGAGCGCGACCTGGTCGGCACCGGTCACGCGGCCGGTCAGCACGTCCCGCAGG
This DNA window, taken from Saccharothrix variisporea, encodes the following:
- the purM gene encoding phosphoribosylformylglycinamidine cyclo-ligase, with protein sequence MRASDVTDTPKATYAAAGVSITAGDEAVEKLKPWAAKAQRPEVLGGIGGFAGLFQLRLDRWKEPVLASSTDGVGTKIAVAQALDKHDTVGIDLVAMVVDDLVVCGAEPLFLQDYIAIGKVVPEKVAALVKGIAEGCVQAGCALLGGETAEHPGLMGENDYDISGTGVGVVEASAMLGPDRVRDGDVVIAMGSSGLHSNGYSLARHVLLDIGRMPLSGHVEEFGRTLGEELLEPTRIYAKDCLALAAEAEVRTFAHVTGGGLAANLARVLPEGLHATLERGTWTPAPVFQMIAQRGRVEREEMEKTFNMGIGMVAVVSPEDVDRALAVLTARHVPAWVLGEVRRSDDGATALVGDHPRF
- a CDS encoding SigE family RNA polymerase sigma factor translates to MERDREFAEFVAARALVLRRTAYLLCGDWHRAEDLVQTALTKLYVAWPRVRKDGAVDAYARKTLVRASIDESRRGFRSRETVVERLPDTPVSGAAPADLDVRDALAALPRGQRAVVVLRYWEDLSITETARLLGRSEGTVKSQAAKGLATLRELLGRHVFEEQR
- the arfB gene encoding alternative ribosome rescue aminoacyl-tRNA hydrolase ArfB — its product is MAEDLVVTRTLVVPAAELSERFSRSSGPGGQGVNTADSRVELSFDLASSPAVPEHLRARMLARLDNRLVDGVLTIAASEHRTQLKNRQAARERLVRLLRDAAAPPPPKRRPTKPTKGSQERRIAEKKRRAQTKQGRTGRWD
- a CDS encoding response regulator — its product is MIRVLVVDDDFMVAKVHSGYVSRTPGFEVVGVAHTGADALRLVRELRPDLVLLDIYLPDLDGLGVLRELRSGPDDVDVIVITAATDVDTVRSAMRGGVLHYLIKPFEYAALRDQLAHFAALDRRLDQLASAGQADVDQVFGARPTTFTRLPKGLSAPTAALVERVLRERPEGISATECAEATELARVSARRYLEHFVAIGKAEVRLRYGGTGRPERQYVWLA